From a region of the Mercurialis annua linkage group LG1-X, ddMerAnnu1.2, whole genome shotgun sequence genome:
- the LOC126684311 gene encoding AT-hook motif nuclear-localized protein 25 gives MAGYNPPYVHQLLTPDLHLQGPSFPISQDDNNISPQSKDLQNNNLSHDTVSPTSGGSNRRPRGRPSGSKNKPKPPIIVTRDSPNALRSHVLEVSGGSDIMESVSCYARKRGRGVCVLSGNGTVANVTLRQPASPAGSVLTLHGRFEILSLSGTVLPPPAPPGAGGLSIFLSGGQGQVVGGSVVGPLMASGPVVLMAASFANAVFERLPLDEEAEGTAPVQSTASQSSGVTGGGGGGAGQIGDGGGGGLFNNMGNYPFSSNDLLGWGGSAARPPF, from the coding sequence ATGGCGGGGTATAATCCACCCTATGTTCACCAACTTCTAACACCCGACCTTCATCTTCAAGGCCCTTCTTTTCCAATATCGCAGGATGATAACAACATCTCACCTCAATCCAAAGACCTCCAAAACAATAACCTATCTCATGACACCGTATCGCCCACTTCTGGCGGCTCCAATCGCCGCCCTAGAGGCCGTCCTTCTGGCTCCAAAAACAAACCTAAGCCTCCTATTATTGTAACACGCGACTCCCCCAATGCCCTCCGATCTCACGTGCTTGAGGTTTCCGGCGGCAGCGATATCATGGAGAGTGTCTCCTGTTATGCCAGAAAGAGAGGGAGAGGGGTCTGTGTGCTTAGCGGCAATGGGACTGTGGCTAATGTTACACTGAGACAGCCGGCGTCTCCTGCGGGGAGTGTCCTCACTTTGCACGGCAGGTTTGAGATTCTTTCGCTATCTGGAACGGTGCTTCCGCCCCCAGCGCCGCCTGGAGCGGGAGGGTTGTCGATATTTCTTTCTGGAGGACAGGGACAAGTTGTTGGAGGAAGCGTGGTTGGTCCGTTGATGGCTTCTGGGCCTGTAGTTTTGATGGCTGCGTCTTTTGCCAATGCTGTGTTCGAGCGTTTGCCTTTGGATGAGGAGGCAGAAGGAACCGCGCCAGTTCAATCCACTGCTTCACAGTCTTCAGGAGTGACTGGAGGAGGGGGCGGTGGAGCTGGGCAGATTGGGGATGGAGGGGGTGGCGGTCTTTTTAATAATATGGGAAATTATCCCTTTTCGTCAAATGATTTGTTGGGATGGGGTGGAAGTGCTGCGAGGCCTCCATTTTAG